From the Thalassomonas actiniarum genome, the window GCAAGTGCACTTAGAAGCGCAAGCAAACCAGGATGTGCCGTTTGAGCAATTGGTCGATAGATTAAAGGTGCCAAGAAGCACCAGTCACAGTCCGTTATTCCAAATTATCATGAACATGAAGACGGATTACGTGGTGAGTAACGATGATGCAACAGCGACACAGCTGCCCGGTTTAGCTATCACGCCTTATCAAGCAGAGACGGTGCAAGAGAAATTTGATTTAAATATCTCTTTGAATTTGCACCATGAGGGGATAGATCTCAACTGGGCTTATGATGTTAACCTGTTCAGTGAGCAAGCGATAACCAGGTTGAATGACCACTTATGTCGTTTACTGACAGGGCTCAGTGAAGTCACCGAGGCAAGTATTGCGCCACAGCGCTTGCCGATGCTGTCGGAAGCCGAAACGCATCACCTGGTCAGTGAGCTTAATGAGACGGCGATGGACTATCCGCAGGATAAGTGCATTCATGAATTGTTTGAGCAACAAGCCAAAGACAATCCGGACAAGGTGGCGGTGGTCTTTGAAGATACGCAGCTGACTTACCAAGCGCTCAATGAGCAAGCGAACCAATTCGCGCATTACCTGGTTGAGCAGCAGGGTATCAAGCCGGACACTTTAGTGGGTGTGTGTGTTGAGCGTTCACTGGAGATGGTGGTTGGGATACTGGGTATACTAAAAGCCGGCGGGGCGTATGTGCCACTGGATCCCAAGTACCCGCAAGAGAGGCTGAATCATATATTGGCTGATTCAGGTGTACAGCTTGTGTTTACACAAGCTCATATTCGCACGGCGATACAAAGCGCCAATACTTCTTACGGCAGTGATTGGCTGGTGGTAGACGGATTAGGACTGGCTGATAGCGAGCACCTTTGCTCTGACTATCAAACGTCTAATTTGAGTAGCAACGAACTTGGACTCACGACCAACAATCTTGCTTACGTTATTTATACATCCGGCTCTACCGGACAACCCAAAGGGGTTATGCTTGAGCATCAAAGTGTCAGCAACTATCTCACGAATGTTCAGCATTATCCTCATGATGACATTCGTTGCACCGTTATGAGTACGTCATTGAACTTTGATGCCACGGTAACTCCTCTTTTCGGCGCCTGGATGAGGGGAGGTTACCTCAAGGTACTTTCTGAAAATCACAATATTTTTAATGAGTTGAGTGAGGTGATGCAAACAGAGCCCAGTGCTATGTTTAAATTGACGCCTGCACACTTACAAGGCTTGGAGTTGCAACAAAAAGTGTTAGGCAGGCATGTTGTGGTCGTTGGCGGTGAAGCCTTCTCTTATGATTTGGCTCGCAAAATAGCGACCATGATGCCAAACAGTTATTTTATTAATGAATACGGTCCAACCGAAGCAACAGTAGGCTCTAGCGCTGAGGTATTTGCTCTTAATGATTTGGCAGAGCTGGCGGGGGCAACCGATATCAGTATTGGTCGGCCCATACTCAATACTCAACTATTGGTATTAGATTCAGATAACGAACTCTTGCCGGCAGGAGTTACTGGAGAGCTTTACATTGGTGGTGCGGGCTTAGCGCGGGGGTATATAAACCGCCCCGAATTGACGGCAGAGCGTTTTATAAATAATCCGTATTATGATGCCAATAACCCGGTTAGCTCTGCGCGTTTATATCGTACAGGGGATTTGGTGCGTTATTTATCTGATGGCAGGCTTGAATTTGTTGGCCGTGCCGATGACCAGGTTAAGATCAGAGGTTTTAGAATCGAGCTCGGAGAAATCGAGCATCAACTGAACCAGAGTGAGGCGATTGATTCTGCCTTGGTCGTGGCGACTGAGATTGCAGGCATGCAGCAATTAGTCGCCTACATTAAGGGGGCAGGGCCGTTGTCTCTTAGCGGGCAAGCTGAGCTTTTTGAGCGCCTTAAAGAGGTTTTGGCATTACATCTGCCTGACTACATGATCCCAGATCTCTATGTGCCCGTTGATGCTTGGCCATTGACGCCAAATGGAAAAATCGACAAGCGAGCCTTGCCTCATCCAGAAAATAGCCATAGTAAGCCTAGCTACACCTTACCTGAAACCGATAGCGAGAAAAAAATGGTTGCTATCTGGGCAGAGCTTTTGGCTCTCGACGAAGAGCAAATAGGTACTACAACCAGTTTCTTTGAGTTAGGAGGAAACTCGCTGCTGACCATGCGCATGATGGTGCGGATCAAGAGTGCTTTCAATCAGATGATGAATGTTGAGCAGTTATTTGAGGAACCGACGATATCGAGCATTGCAAATAAGCTTGATTGTATGATGATTTTAGAAGAAACCACTGAAGCTCAAAGTGACGAAGATGTCATGTCTGAAGGTGTTTTATAAGCGGCTATGCAAAGTTGTTAGGGAAAGCTATGAACAATAATAATATGAAAACAGCACACAAAAGAATGGGTGACAACGAGTATAGCCCGTATTTAATTGAACTTGATTGCGACAGCACAAGCGCCTTGAACTATTTATCTGAGCACAAAAACGAAATAGAAGAAATGCTGAACACTGCTGGTGCAGTGTTGGTTCGAGGTAGTCGATTTGATGATCACAAGGCCGTTCAAGGGGGAGCGGATTTATTTTTTACTGAAGCATTGAAATACAACGGTGAACATTATCCGGTGGCCAAAAATTCTTCCGTACAAAGACCGGTCGATTATGCAAATGCAGAGTTCCTGTTATGGCATAACGAAAATACTTTTAATCATTCGTTTCCTGCCAGAGCTATATTTGCTTGCGAATTAAAAGCAACTACTGGTGGCCAGACGCCAATAGTTGATAGCAGAGAAGTTCTGAACAATTTAAATAGTGAAGTGAGAGATAGCTTCATCAACAAACAGGTGATGTATGTTCGAAAATATGAATCACATGACTTTTTAGGTGTTGGTTGGAAGACTATTTTTAATACTGAGGATAAACAGCAAGTCGAACAGTTGTGTAGGGAAAAACACATGGACTTTGAATGGGTGGGTGCTGACACCTTGATTACCCGTTCCATTAGACCTGCGGTTATGAACCATCCTGTCAGCGGGCAGTTGAGTTGGATCAACCAGGTATTACACTGGCATTTTCATTGTCTCAGTCCTGCAACTCAAGAAGATGT encodes:
- a CDS encoding TauD/TfdA family dioxygenase — protein: MNNNNMKTAHKRMGDNEYSPYLIELDCDSTSALNYLSEHKNEIEEMLNTAGAVLVRGSRFDDHKAVQGGADLFFTEALKYNGEHYPVAKNSSVQRPVDYANAEFLLWHNENTFNHSFPARAIFACELKATTGGQTPIVDSREVLNNLNSEVRDSFINKQVMYVRKYESHDFLGVGWKTIFNTEDKQQVEQLCREKHMDFEWVGADTLITRSIRPAVMNHPVSGQLSWINQVLHWHFHCLSPATQEDVKAMFEEELLYPRNCYFGDGSKIPDDYIDHIHDVYKQCQIQFDWKNGDLLLVDNILKAHARTPYEGERKILVSFGNRITY
- a CDS encoding amino acid adenylation domain-containing protein translates to MTVYKLFNTLKVKGIELSEKDGQLKIKAPKGALTAELREELINNKPEMISFLQEISSTQKYSPILAVNRIKEDGSAMDCFPLSFGQKRLWVIDNLQGSSAEYNVSMVFEISGQFDTALMTNVFSTIIERHEVLRTVYVETDGEAKQRIRPMSALDFAIGVEDMRHLTGEMQAQAVQERVEADITTAFDLSSDVMLRVRYLRTADEAGVLVFNMHHIASDGWSMEVLTKEFFALYDAFSHGLANPLPALAIQYADYAHWQHTQLAGEALDRQLEYWEKQLEEVPAVHSLPLSKPRPEVKQYAGAVIKGHLPAKVSEQLQALARQHQLTPFMLLHAALSLVLSRHSNSSDIVIGTPVANRQQEELAPLIGFFVNTLVLRTDTAHDTLSDYFKHIRQVHLEAQANQDVPFEQLVDRLKVPRSTSHSPLFQIIMNMKTDYVVSNDDATATQLPGLAITPYQAETVQEKFDLNISLNLHHEGIDLNWAYDVNLFSEQAITRLNDHLCRLLTGLSEVTEASIAPQRLPMLSEAETHHLVSELNETAMDYPQDKCIHELFEQQAKDNPDKVAVVFEDTQLTYQALNEQANQFAHYLVEQQGIKPDTLVGVCVERSLEMVVGILGILKAGGAYVPLDPKYPQERLNHILADSGVQLVFTQAHIRTAIQSANTSYGSDWLVVDGLGLADSEHLCSDYQTSNLSSNELGLTTNNLAYVIYTSGSTGQPKGVMLEHQSVSNYLTNVQHYPHDDIRCTVMSTSLNFDATVTPLFGAWMRGGYLKVLSENHNIFNELSEVMQTEPSAMFKLTPAHLQGLELQQKVLGRHVVVVGGEAFSYDLARKIATMMPNSYFINEYGPTEATVGSSAEVFALNDLAELAGATDISIGRPILNTQLLVLDSDNELLPAGVTGELYIGGAGLARGYINRPELTAERFINNPYYDANNPVSSARLYRTGDLVRYLSDGRLEFVGRADDQVKIRGFRIELGEIEHQLNQSEAIDSALVVATEIAGMQQLVAYIKGAGPLSLSGQAELFERLKEVLALHLPDYMIPDLYVPVDAWPLTPNGKIDKRALPHPENSHSKPSYTLPETDSEKKMVAIWAELLALDEEQIGTTTSFFELGGNSLLTMRMMVRIKSAFNQMMNVEQLFEEPTISSIANKLDCMMILEETTEAQSDEDVMSEGVL